A region of Vicia villosa cultivar HV-30 ecotype Madison, WI unplaced genomic scaffold, Vvil1.0 ctg.000986F_1_1, whole genome shotgun sequence DNA encodes the following proteins:
- the LOC131632685 gene encoding uncharacterized protein LOC131632685, with translation MAYWSAENATKAFLSTLKMGQKAKEPSVTEYISALAAGNNAQLMVVASAAAADSTTLALIAAANQTNGNVICIVPTYEDLIASKNFLGVAANKVKFMVRKEAQELDVLKKANFVAIDCNLVNHEEMVKLVQIGAGNKKKNVVVVGYNAFSCKGYWRSYGSKTQLLPIGEGLLVTRFGSGMSKSGGSRWIVKFDKFTGEEHVYRVRLPQGKVI, from the exons ATGGCTTATTGGTCTGCAGAAAATGCCACAAAAGCCTTTCTCAGCACTTTGAAAATG GGTCAAAAGGCTAAAGAACCATCTGTTACTGAATATATATCAGCCCTAGCAGCTGGAAATAATGCGCAATTAATGGTTGTTGCTTCTGCTGCTGCAGCTGATTCAACAACACTTGCACTAATTGCTGCTGCTAATCAAACTAATGGAAATGTAATATGCATTGTACCTACATATGAAGATCTAATTGCATCCAAGAATTTTCTTGGAGTAGCTGCAAATAAAGTGAAGTTCATGGTTCGAAAAGAAGCTCAAGAATTAGATGTATTAAAGAAAGCTAATTTTGTGGCAATTGATTGTAATCTTGTGAACCATGAAGAGATGGTGAAATTAGTACAAATTGGTGCAggtaataagaaaaaaaatgtagTTGTTGTTGGCTATAATGCATTTAGTTGTAAAGGGTATTGGAGATCTTATGGATCAAAAACTCAGTTGCTTCCTATAGGAGAAGGATTGTTGGTAACAAGATTTGGATCAGGAATGAGTAAGAGTGGTGGAAGCCGGTGGATTGTGAAGTTTGATAAATTTACTGGTGAAGAGCATGTTTATAGAGTTAGACTTCCACAAGGAAAAGTTATTTAA